Proteins co-encoded in one Paraburkholderia terrae genomic window:
- a CDS encoding IclR family transcriptional regulator, with protein sequence MPPTARSSSIRKDTESAEPLDPADDDAADEHDGGEEKLRSGIQSIEVGFRLLDVLTHEPRAMMLRDLAQRAGMSPAKAHRYLVSFQRLGVVAQDPLTGRYELGGFALQLGLARLARVDGVKLARIALAELRDRLDLTVGIAVWGNQGPTVVHWMESSYPAKASLKLGDVMPMLSSATGLLFAAYLPRSKTAAMIARELADTKRWAAANSPRTPEDVERVLEDVRAHGSARVEGMLLPTIHAFCTPVFDSNGDLALGLIALGHEGAFDIAWGGEVDTALRECAQKLSYELGYSPTPR encoded by the coding sequence ATGCCTCCGACCGCCCGCTCCAGTTCGATCCGCAAGGATACGGAATCCGCCGAACCGCTCGATCCAGCCGACGATGATGCCGCTGACGAGCACGACGGTGGCGAGGAGAAACTGCGTTCGGGTATCCAGTCGATCGAAGTCGGGTTCCGTCTGCTCGACGTGCTCACGCATGAACCGCGCGCGATGATGCTGCGCGATCTCGCGCAGCGCGCGGGCATGAGCCCGGCGAAAGCGCACCGCTATCTGGTGAGTTTTCAGCGTCTGGGCGTCGTCGCGCAGGACCCGTTGACGGGCCGCTACGAGCTTGGCGGCTTTGCGTTGCAGCTAGGGCTGGCGCGGCTCGCGCGCGTCGATGGCGTGAAGCTCGCGCGTATCGCGCTCGCCGAATTGCGCGACCGGCTCGATCTGACGGTCGGCATCGCCGTGTGGGGCAATCAGGGGCCAACTGTCGTGCATTGGATGGAATCGAGCTATCCCGCGAAGGCATCGCTGAAACTCGGCGACGTGATGCCGATGCTCAGTTCGGCGACGGGTCTGCTGTTCGCCGCGTATCTGCCGCGCAGCAAGACGGCCGCGATGATCGCGCGCGAACTCGCCGATACGAAGCGTTGGGCCGCCGCCAACAGTCCGCGCACGCCGGAAGATGTCGAGCGCGTGCTCGAGGACGTGCGCGCGCATGGCTCGGCGCGCGTCGAAGGCATGTTGCTGCCGACCATTCACGCGTTCTGCACACCCGTGTTCGATTCGAATGGCGATCTCGCGCTCGGATTGATCGCATTGGGACACGAGGGCGCGTTCGATATCGCGTGGGGCGGCGAAGTCGACACGGCGCTGCGCGAATGCGCGCAGAAGCTGTCGTATGAACTCGGGTATAGTCCGACGCCGCGATGA
- a CDS encoding enoyl-CoA hydratase/isomerase family protein produces MSHESESQTVEPAFYAHYRSLRVRRHAHGILEIVMSGEGANRSALATADANMHRELADIWRDVDRDPETRVAVIRGEGKGFSAGGDLGLVEEMANDFDVRTRVWREARDLVYNVINCSKPIVSAMHGPAVGAGLVAGLLADISIATKSARIIDGHTRLGVAAGDHAAIVWPLLCGMAKAKYYLMLCEPVSGEEAERIGLVSLAVDDNDLLPKTFEVARKLAQGSQTAIRWTKYALNNWLRSAGPTFDTSLALEFMGFAGPDVKEGVASLRERRAPDFPGKEPF; encoded by the coding sequence ATGTCTCACGAATCGGAATCGCAAACGGTCGAACCCGCGTTTTACGCGCACTACAGGTCGCTGCGCGTGCGGCGTCATGCGCACGGCATCCTTGAAATCGTCATGAGCGGCGAAGGCGCGAACCGCAGCGCGCTCGCCACCGCCGATGCAAACATGCATCGCGAGCTGGCCGACATCTGGCGCGATGTCGACCGCGACCCGGAGACACGCGTCGCGGTGATCCGCGGCGAGGGCAAGGGCTTTTCGGCGGGCGGCGATCTCGGTCTCGTCGAAGAGATGGCGAACGACTTCGACGTGCGCACGCGCGTATGGCGCGAGGCACGCGATCTCGTCTACAACGTGATCAACTGCAGCAAGCCGATCGTCTCGGCGATGCACGGACCGGCCGTGGGCGCGGGACTCGTCGCGGGACTGCTCGCGGATATTTCGATTGCGACGAAGTCGGCGCGCATCATCGACGGTCATACGCGCCTCGGCGTCGCGGCGGGCGACCACGCGGCAATCGTTTGGCCGCTGTTGTGCGGGATGGCGAAGGCGAAGTACTACCTGATGTTGTGCGAGCCGGTGAGCGGCGAAGAGGCGGAGCGCATCGGTCTTGTGTCGCTGGCCGTCGACGACAACGATCTGCTGCCGAAGACTTTCGAAGTCGCGCGCAAGCTCGCGCAAGGTTCGCAGACGGCGATCCGCTGGACCAAGTACGCGTTGAACAACTGGTTGCGCTCGGCGGGGCCGACCTTCGATACGTCGCTGGCACTCGAATTCATGGGTTTCGCGGGCCCCGACGTGAAGGAAGGCGTGGCGTCGCTGCGCGAGCGGCGCGCGCCGGATTTCCCGGGCAAGGAGCCGTTCTAG
- a CDS encoding ABC transporter substrate-binding protein codes for MPRYGTFASSTLRNCARKFTFKRRTTLAATLSLLPGLALAQVKIGLVLSLTGPAASLGIPARDTATLFPKEIAGQKVEYIVLDDASDTTQAVQDTKKLISENHVDAIIGSSITPNSLAMIDVVAEGETPAISLASSAKIIEPVDAKRHWMFKTPQTDAMMASAITEHASQHGVKTIAYIGQADALGETFYAEVAKFAQIHKINVVANERFNRTDPSVTGQILKIMAANPDAVVVGAAGTPAALPPKTLIGRGYKGKIYHNHGVGNNDFLRVCGADCNGTFLPASPVLVASQLPTDYAAKRLALDYIARFEKLRGPGSVSAFGSYAWDASMLLNSAIPVALKTAAPGTVEFRRALRDALEATKGLADTNGVVNMSATDHLGLDQRARVMVEISNGKWVYQPR; via the coding sequence ATGCCGCGATACGGGACGTTTGCATCTTCAACTTTGCGCAACTGCGCTCGCAAGTTCACTTTCAAGCGGCGCACGACGCTCGCCGCCACGCTCTCCCTTTTACCCGGACTTGCGCTCGCGCAGGTGAAAATTGGCCTCGTTCTATCGCTGACGGGACCGGCTGCATCGCTCGGCATTCCCGCGCGCGATACGGCGACGCTCTTCCCCAAAGAGATCGCCGGGCAGAAAGTCGAATACATCGTGCTCGACGATGCGTCCGATACGACGCAAGCCGTGCAGGACACCAAAAAGCTGATCTCCGAAAATCACGTCGACGCGATCATCGGCTCTTCGATCACCCCGAACTCGCTGGCGATGATCGACGTGGTCGCCGAAGGTGAAACGCCGGCAATTTCACTGGCGTCGTCGGCCAAGATCATTGAGCCTGTCGATGCAAAGCGGCATTGGATGTTCAAGACGCCGCAAACGGACGCGATGATGGCATCCGCGATCACCGAGCACGCGAGCCAGCACGGCGTGAAGACCATCGCGTACATCGGCCAGGCGGATGCGCTCGGCGAAACGTTTTACGCGGAGGTCGCGAAGTTCGCGCAGATTCACAAAATCAACGTGGTGGCCAACGAGCGTTTCAATCGCACCGATCCGAGCGTCACCGGCCAGATTTTGAAGATCATGGCGGCGAATCCCGATGCCGTCGTCGTGGGCGCAGCGGGCACGCCCGCCGCGCTGCCGCCGAAGACGCTGATCGGACGCGGCTACAAGGGCAAGATCTATCACAACCACGGCGTCGGCAATAACGACTTCCTGCGCGTGTGCGGCGCGGACTGCAACGGCACCTTCCTGCCCGCGAGCCCGGTGCTGGTCGCCTCGCAACTGCCCACGGACTACGCTGCGAAGCGTCTCGCGCTCGACTACATCGCGCGCTTCGAAAAGCTGCGCGGACCGGGCAGCGTGTCGGCGTTCGGCTCGTATGCATGGGACGCGAGCATGCTGCTGAACAGCGCGATTCCCGTTGCGCTGAAAACAGCCGCGCCCGGCACGGTCGAGTTTCGCCGCGCGCTGCGCGATGCGCTCGAAGCAACGAAAGGACTCGCCGATACCAACGGCGTCGTCAACATGAGCGCGACCGATCACCTCGGCCTCGATCAGCGCGCGCGCGTGATGGTCGAGATCAGCAACGGCAAGTGGGTGTATCAGCCGCGTTAG
- a CDS encoding fumarylacetoacetate hydrolase family protein, whose translation MKLASLKDGTRDGQLIVVSRDLHTAAVADAIAPTMQRVLDDWIFYAPQLRDLYDELNQGRARNTFSFDAKECMAPLPRAFQWADGSAYVNHVELVRRARGAEMPPEFWTDPLMYQGGSDDFIGAKDDIVCGSESFGIDFEAEVAVITGDVPMGVKPEQALKSIRLVTLVNDVSLRNLIPAELAKGFGFFQSKPATSFAPVAVTLDELGDAWREGRVHRPMIVHWNSKKVGQPDAGTDMVFHFGQLIAHAAKTRNLRAGAIVGSGTVSNKDAKRGYCCIAEKRCLETIEHGSAQTEFMKFGDTVKIEMFDEAGKSIFGSIDQAVAPLEGGL comes from the coding sequence ATGAAACTTGCCTCGCTGAAGGACGGCACGCGCGACGGTCAACTGATCGTCGTTTCTCGTGACCTGCATACGGCCGCCGTCGCCGACGCCATCGCGCCGACGATGCAGCGCGTCCTCGACGACTGGATTTTCTACGCGCCGCAACTGCGCGATCTGTACGACGAGCTGAATCAGGGCCGCGCGCGCAACACGTTTTCGTTCGATGCGAAGGAATGCATGGCGCCGTTGCCGCGCGCGTTCCAGTGGGCCGACGGCTCCGCGTACGTGAACCACGTCGAACTGGTGCGCCGCGCGCGCGGCGCCGAAATGCCACCTGAGTTCTGGACCGATCCGTTGATGTACCAGGGCGGCAGCGACGACTTCATCGGCGCGAAGGACGACATCGTGTGCGGGTCCGAATCGTTTGGCATCGACTTCGAGGCGGAAGTCGCCGTCATCACGGGCGATGTGCCGATGGGCGTGAAACCCGAGCAGGCGCTGAAGAGCATTCGCCTCGTCACGCTCGTCAACGACGTGTCGTTGCGTAACCTGATTCCCGCCGAACTCGCGAAAGGTTTCGGCTTTTTCCAGAGCAAGCCCGCGACGTCTTTCGCGCCCGTTGCCGTCACGCTCGACGAACTCGGCGACGCGTGGCGCGAAGGCCGCGTGCATCGTCCGATGATCGTGCATTGGAATAGCAAGAAGGTCGGCCAGCCGGATGCGGGCACCGACATGGTGTTCCACTTCGGCCAGCTGATCGCGCATGCGGCGAAGACGCGCAACCTGCGCGCAGGGGCGATTGTGGGTTCGGGCACGGTGTCAAACAAGGATGCGAAACGCGGCTACTGCTGTATCGCCGAGAAACGCTGCCTCGAAACGATCGAGCACGGCAGCGCACAGACGGAATTCATGAAGTTCGGCGATACCGTGAAGATCGAAATGTTCGACGAAGCGGGCAAGTCGATTTTCGGTTCGATCGATCAGGCCGTCGCGCCGCTCGAAGGCGGGCTTTGA
- a CDS encoding PhaM family polyhydroxyalkanoate granule multifunctional regulatory protein: MTDHPGSTPPFPGFPGFPPAEMLDRMWGMMRLTPFGAAFPGTSPASAQGFVPSLSMMSDMMAPLTNVEELDKRITDMRAVEQWLKLNLNMLQSAIQALEVQRATLSTLRAFGAFAQQSMTQPAPEAPPRHERQPAASAPEAGEAGESAGSPAFDASGWWNLLQAQFNQIAQFAMAQPPATTATGASEAGAGIEPSDLEPDDAPEPDAQGTAQAKSDDAPRPAAKRAAGTKRAGTSSAKKTSSTSE, translated from the coding sequence ATGACCGACCACCCCGGCTCGACGCCACCTTTCCCCGGATTTCCAGGTTTTCCGCCCGCCGAAATGCTCGACCGCATGTGGGGCATGATGCGCCTCACGCCGTTCGGCGCGGCATTCCCGGGCACAAGTCCGGCTTCGGCGCAGGGTTTCGTGCCGTCGCTGTCGATGATGTCCGACATGATGGCGCCGCTCACGAACGTCGAGGAGCTCGACAAGCGCATCACCGACATGCGCGCCGTCGAGCAATGGCTCAAGCTGAATCTGAACATGCTGCAGTCGGCAATTCAGGCGCTCGAAGTGCAGCGCGCGACGCTCTCGACGTTGCGCGCGTTCGGCGCGTTCGCGCAGCAATCGATGACGCAGCCCGCGCCTGAAGCGCCGCCGAGGCACGAGCGGCAGCCCGCTGCGAGCGCGCCGGAAGCGGGTGAAGCAGGCGAGTCGGCGGGCTCGCCCGCGTTCGACGCGTCCGGCTGGTGGAATCTGCTGCAGGCGCAGTTCAACCAGATCGCGCAGTTCGCGATGGCGCAGCCACCGGCCACGACAGCGACGGGCGCATCGGAAGCAGGCGCGGGGATCGAACCGAGCGATCTCGAACCCGACGACGCACCCGAGCCCGACGCGCAAGGCACGGCGCAGGCGAAATCCGACGACGCGCCGCGTCCAGCCGCGAAGCGCGCGGCCGGCACGAAACGGGCAGGCACATCGTCTGCGAAGAAGACCTCGTCGACGTCCGAATGA